In the Arachis stenosperma cultivar V10309 chromosome 8, arast.V10309.gnm1.PFL2, whole genome shotgun sequence genome, ACTATAACCTGGCATAAGATAATCACGTCATCACTGAAACAGTTGAGTCATCGTTAGAAAATTGTCCAAGAGATCGTTATAGTGAAATTAGAACATAGATAACCAAATTGAATGATCCCGtactttctttctctgtttttttttttcagtaaaTCATGTGTCATAAATCCTAACTATTTCTTTTTTCCCTTTTATCCATGTTTCTTGTCTGCTGATTGCAGGTATGCTAATTGGAGGAATAAGTAAGTCCTTGTATTTCCCACTATAGTTTTTTTATCATTTGggtttgaatttttaaagtttATGCATTGGACTGTGATTACCTCATGGAATTGATTAATTATAACCCGTGGAATTCTGCAGCAACCAGAGAAAGGAAACATTACGAATACCTTGCTTTAAAGTTGACTAATCATATTACATAAGTATTATGCAGTTGAGTATGTTCTTGGCAAGTTAAAACTAAGACACTTTATGATTGTTTACTCCTTTCTATCTTCCTTGCAGTTGCGTATGTTCTTGGCAAATTTGTACTATTTGGAGttccattcatcattcttttatgCATATATAAATGGCGACGGAGGCATTTATCTGTGTATTCGACTATAGAAGATTTTCTTCAAAGCGACAATAGTATTATGCCAATTAGATACTCCTACAAGGATATCAAGAACATAACTGGAGTGTTCAAGACAAAACTTGGGAATGGAGGCTACGGTTCTGTCTTCCAAGGAAAACTTCGAAGTGGTCGCCTTGTAGCCGTCAAGTTGTTGAATAACGCTAAATCCAATGGccaagaattcatcaatgaaGTTGCTACTATTGGTAGAATTCACCATGTCAACATAGTGCAACTTATTGGTTTCTGCATAGAGAGATCAAAGCGTGCTCTCATATATGAGCTCATGGAAAATGGATCATTagaaaaatacatatttttccCTAAGAATGATTCCTTAAGTTGTGAAAAGCTCTACACCATTTCCCTTGGAATAGCACGTGGTATTGAATACTTGCATAATGGGTGTGACATGAAAATTCTGCACTTTGATATCAAGCCTCACAACATTCTTTTGGATGAAAACTTCAACCCAAAAGTCTCTGATTTTGGACTTGCAAGGCTATCTCCCACGGATAAAAGCATTGTGTCTCTGACTGCAGCAAGAGGAACCATAGGGTACATGGCTCCTGAGCTTTTCTACAGAAATGTTGGCGCAATCTCATACAAAGCCGATGTCTATAGCTTTGGGATGTTGTTAATGGAGATGGCTAGTAGAAGGAAGAATTTGAATGCACTGACTGAAAATTCCAGCCAGATATATTTTCCCTTTTGGGTTTATGATGAATTGCAGGATGGAAGGGAAATAACAATAGAAAATGACACAGATGAAGAGATGAAGTTGGCAAAAAGAATGATGATTGTGGCATTGTGGTGTATACAAACAAAGCCTAATGATCGACCTTCAATGAAGAGAgttgtggagatgctagaacaAGACGATGACTTAGAAATGCCTCCAAAACCATACTTCTACCCACTTGATGCACCCACAGAGGAGAATGTTGAAGATACTACAACTCATAACAGTTCAAAGTTATCCTCTGATGACGTATGTTCAGTCAGTGATTCAAAGGAATAGAAATAATCTGTTTGGACTCTACTTTGATATAATGTTGCATGCTCTATAGCTAGCAAGCTTATGTCTTAGGCTATGTCGTCTATATTAGTATTTCTGATGTATATGATGACAAGATATTGGTTCCTATGTCCTCTTCTATATATACTTTCTCATCAACTTAGATagttctatatatatataatttttgttttttcttatcTTATTACTTAAATGAGTTGTTCGGATAGAAATGTCGTCTTTAACTTATAATCCAACCCAAATGCATACAGCCCTACTATTTTCccaatcaaaattaaattctacaAAACAATTATGTGAATAGTGACACTATAAAAAATGAGAATGACATTATCATTTTCCCAATAATTATGGTGAATTCTCTTATCTACTACTGGTATAAAAAACTGGTTTTACACTCTTAAGTCCACAACTTGATTAACTAATTTAACAATCAAAAACCACCATCAAGAATTGATtatgatgagtttggaaaactctaaaataaaacttgtgatgactaaacattattaaaataaataattgcaaaattattaatctgattttcatttaacatattttgattaataattttgttgcaggTTTTATGTTGGGCCGAGAAATGAGTTTCTGACTTAAGCCCAACAATTAGCCTTGTTGCATGCATTATATCATGAGGCTGAAATTTCATATTAATGGGCcagaataaataataatgttGCAAGCCCAATGCTCTATTGTTTGCTTTCCATGCTTGATCCGTTACACAATtttatcaggaaagcaaatgcttaCCAAATGGGCCAGCTTTGATCACATTATCACAAGCCCAAATTATGCTAAAGAGAATAGGTTCCATGCTTGGTCCgaaataaaaggaaaatgaaAGCATAGTGCTTCCAACGGAACCAAGCTTTAACAAAgtgatggatttcaaaatctattacattgttaattaatgcatggggaacatgagagagaaaatACAGCTGAATTGATTGATGGGTGTTATGTCAAACACGCCACTCTATGctaagggaagtaaaagcaagctatgcctaattaatttgtttaactTCTTTgcattgcttttcttttcttcagattcctttcattctctctcatctctttcttcttctctattcGGTCCTTGTCCAGGAAACAATGGACGCCGAGCTCTTcaacgaagaaaaggaaagagttGCATGCTTCAAGACCATCGAGcaaatgatggcaagaaaacacaCCAAAAGAAAGATGAGCTGTGGCTAAGATACTTACCAAATGTGGTTAGATTTGGTGAAGCAATCTTgagcctttcatgctcaaaatgGAAGAAGAACATTCGGCCAGAagggagattcttgaagcatggcttgtcttcGAATCTGaccaaccaccacagggagtagctagagtggcgaagtgatggttggaggcagagtttgaagcagatgaagtcatcatcatcatgaggcatcaagggccagaaatccatcttggagagcaagccaaggatggagagcccggattgatgaaggttgatgatcaagaaaggactagaggtaattgcatgttggttaatgcatggttatctcttttctctctgtgtggccgaaccggtttgtTAAAGGAGGAAGAGGTTGGTTCGGTTTTTGGCTTCAATATGTGGAGGCTCCTctcttctataataagggtggACAACCATTgtttgaagcaaggagaaaatttgagagtgcaaggcacagagttctcagagctacctgagctaacagatttctcttctccttcaatgtattctgtttagtatttttctgtttaattttgtcatgtcttgagtctcatggtaaaaggcaaacaagtgaggtttgtaatgaaaaagccatagagcggaaaaaggcaaagagtgcaaaattaaaagaaaagccattgatgtcttagagttcctttgtacatctttgttgtgtatcatgattctgtgggaatccccttgtaagttgggttagcactttacaagttgtaatcagattgattatagtgaaattccatcatgtttgtgatggagactggatgtaggctgcactgcacttagcagccgaaccaggatatatctgagtgcaagttctttctctttctactccatttctgttttctaCCACACACGAGCAAAAGCCAGaattatctcgtgccaagtgacgagacaaaacaaaaagtctcgtggcaagggacgagacaaaacaaagttgctcgtgtcaagtgacgagcaaaaacagaaaagtcttcTCTGAAGTTCAGCAAGTGCCAGCATttaaaaagggggctaagattcaacccccccttctcttagccactgaaaccatcaattggtatcagagcttggtctcaaagagatcaaactttgcagcttggagtaaagatcctCATGGCAGAAAACAGTGGCACAAATGTGTTATCATACAACCTGGCTGAAGGTCAATCAAGTAACAGACCTCCCCTCTTCAATGGGAAAaattatacctattggaaggagaggatgaagatatttgttCAAGCCGTGGATTACAGACTTTGGAAGATCATCTTGGAAGGTCCTAAATTTCCAACTACCACAAATGCTCAAGGAGTAGTCTCTCTTAAACCAGAAGCAAGctggaccgaggaagataggaagacggtggagttaaatgccaaggcaaccaatctgcttaactgtgctatcagctttgaggagtaccgacgagtatcacgatgcacaacggcaaaggaaatctgggacaagttgcaaatcactcatgaaggaactaCCATTGTAAAGAAGACTCGGACAGATATGTTGAACAGGGAATATGAAATGTttacaatgaaggaaggagagtccatcaatgaactgttcgaacggttcaatgccatcactgttggcttagatgctcttggaatcacacattcagaatctgtgctagtgagaagagtgttgaggtgtctcacaaaagagtgggaaacaaaagcctTAATCATTTCTGATAGTAGTAACTTAGAttccatgacacttgatgatttgagaggaaacttacttgcctttgaaaactcctatttgaaaaaggattcaaaaaagaaaggaattgcattttcttccgtgactaaccctctggatgatgaatccagtgataactcttctgaaaatgagtttgtgttgtttgcaaaaaaattcaggaaaatggcaAAGCTCAAAAGCAAAGGTAGCAGCTCCAGGAGGACAAAGAAAGATCTTAGCAAGGTATCCTgtttcaattgcaaggaaatggggcatttcaaatctgactgtcccaagttgaagaaggaagaaaagccgaaaaaaatgaagaagaagggacTGATGGCCACATGGGAAGATTTGGAAAATGACTCAAATGATGATGAAGAGTCCGAGACTAAATCACAGCACTGTCTCATGGCAAATGAGATAGATCAGGTATCATTTCAAAACTCCAACACTAAAGaccttcatcttatgatagatcacctttctgaaaaaataagatgttttCTAAATGAGAATCAAGATCTTGAACAGCAAAATTTCATTCTTAaagctgaaaatgattttctcaaagaaaaactaagagaggccgaaactgcttgtgatcttgtGGAAGAAAACAAGCTGTTAAAAGCCCAAGTTAGAAGCTGTGAAAGTGATCATTCTGTTCTTGCATATGTGAACTGTTTTaagcaaaatgaagagttgcACAAAGAGGTTAAGAGACTTAAAGATGACTTAGCCATGTTCactcaaagttctgaaaatttgaaccaaatcttggctagtcaaaaatctctttatgataaagctgggttgggattttataaatctgaaaaatcacattttgaaaaTATTGCCTCATCTTCAAATGATGTAACATATCAAGACCCAACTCACTTTAACAAAACTAcaactccaagattttgtagAATGTGCAACCGAAGTGGTCATTTTCCAGTTCAAtgcttctttggtgaaagaatgattggtgacaaagtttacaaagttgtttttgattacaATGATTTGGGACACAAGAGGtggtttaacgtgaaaggatccaagaaaatttggatacctaaggtcacttgagtTTATTTTGCAGGTCTGCCTAGCATCtaagaaaaaggaaaatatgtggtacatggatagcggatgctctaggcatatgaccggaaagacaaccttcttcataaagcttgatgaatatgatggaggacttgttacctttggtgatgatgcaaaaggaaaatagtggctgttgggaaagttggtaaaaacttttcttcttgtataaatgatgtgcttcttgtaaatggtttgaaacataaCTTACTTAGTGTTAGTCAACTGTGTGATTTAGGTTTTGATGTCATCTTTAAGAAGTTTGTTTGCTTGGTTGTTTGTGAAAAAACTGGGGATGTTTTATTTGAAGCTAAAAGATGcaataatgtgtatggattaactcttgaggatttaaaggaacaaaatgtaacatgctttacctctcttgaatctgaaaaatggctttggcatagaaagttgggacatgctagcatgtaccaaatttctaagctagtcaaaaagaatttggttagaggaattccgAATATCAAGTTTGATAAagatcttacttgtgatgcttgccaattgggcaaacaagtaaaatcctcttttaaattaaaagatggaatctcaaccaaaaggtcattggaaatgttacatattgatctttttggtcctactAGAACACAAAGTTTGGGAGGTAAACATTATGGTCTTGTTGTagttgatgattactctagatttggttgggtacttttccttgctcataagaatgatgcGTTTTATGCTTTttccaccctttgtaagaaaattcaaaatgaaaaggatttgaaaattgcccatttgagaagtgatcatggaagagaatttgaaaatcaagattttgaaaaattctgtgatgacttagggatttctcataatttctcatgccctagaacaccccaacaaaatggggtggttgaaagaaggaatcgaagccttcaagaaatgactagggccatgctatgtgagaatgaaattcctaaatttttgtgggctgaagctgtgaacacagcatgttatattttgaatagaacaatcattagaaaagggttaaagaaaactccttatgagctatggaaaggaacccctcccaatcttaagtactttcatgtttttggatgcaaatgctttgtacttaacaataaggaaaaccttggaaaatttgatccaaaatcctatgaaggaatgtttgttggatattccacTACAAGCAAAGCTTATAGAGTTTATCTCAAAGAGCATAGGAtaatagaggaatccatacatgttactttttgtgattctaacttaattcccagtaCTGTGATAGATAATGATTCAGATGGAGAAGGAGTTGGAACAAGCAAAGAAAATCCCAAATCTGTCCAGAATGAAGAATCTGCCAGTCCAGTTTTGTCTCGTCAGATTGAAGGAGAAACTCCCGATTTGTCTCCTGATCAGGGACGAGaaactgaaacagtgagaccaccagaagttcatcaaagctcaacacctgtccgaaagcctagagaatggaagtctatgaagggttatcctcatgacttcATCATTGGTGACCCCTCTCAAGGAGTAACAACAAGATCATCCACCAAAAGGCCAACCGAACCTAGCAATCTTGCTCTCTTGTCACAAATAGAACCCAATaatgtcaaacaagctcttgaggatccatcatgggtcaaagcaatgcaagaggagcttgctcaatttgatAAGAATAAGGTTTGGACATTGGTACCTCATCCGGATAgtaagaaggtaacgggtactaagtgggtgtttaaaaataaacttggtgaggatggacaagttgttcgtaacaaggctagattagtggcccaaggttacgatcaagaagagggtattgattttgatgagtcttttgctccggtagctagaatggaagcaattaggttgcttcttgcctatgctgcccataagggtttcaaaatgtttcaaatggatgttaagtgTGCATTCCTTAATGGTTTTATTGATAGggaagtgtatgtggctcaaccccccggttttgaacataaagaatttccaaatcatgtttttaaattaactaaggctctttatggtcttagacaagctccaagagcttggtatgaaaggcttagtgccttcttgttggaaaatcattttcaaaggggAACCACCGACACTACCTTATTCATTAAagcatctaatgatgatattcttcttgttcaagtttatgttgatgacattgtgtttggttcggccaatgtttccttgtgtgaagagtttggaaaactcatgactagtgagtttgagatgagtttaatgggagagcttactttctttcttggcctccaaattaagcaaactcctagtggtacttTCATTCACCAAGGAAAATATGCAAAAgaacttattaaaaaatttggcCTAGAAAATTCCAAATCAATGGGCACTCCTATGCATCCCAAtactaaacttgaaaaggatgatgatggccaagatgtggatgaaacaaggtatagaggaatgataggttcactcatgtaccttacctcctctagaccggatatagtccaaagtgtgggtgtatgttcaaggtttcaatctcatccaaaagaatcccaccttacggctgttaaacgcatcattagatacattaaaGGAACTTGTAATTATGGATTATGGTATCCTAAATCTGATGACTTTTGTGCAGTAGgtttttgtgatgcagattatgcgggagatcgAGTAGATAGGAGGAGCACCtccggcatgtgttgcttccttggaagctcactcaacatgtggtcaagcaagaaacaagccacagtggCTCTATCTACTGCTGAAGCCGAATATGTTTCCGCATCTGCTTGTTGctcacaattaatttggttaaaaacacaattggaagattacaaattaaaaatcaatagtatacccttattttgtgataatatgagtgctataaacatttcaaaaaatccagttctgcactcaagaactaagcacattgagataaaatatcatttcattagggaacatgtgcaaaagggtactattgatattcaatttgtaaaatctgaagaccaaattgctgatatttttacaaaacctctctgtgaagacagattctgttcattgagaaaaagtttgggaatgtttgatttgagttttattgAAAATCTGTGAATTTGTGACTCTGTTCTGTTTTGCTCGTAGGTTTGgacgagataaaaataaatggcACAATGGAAGAGCTGTGGTCTAGGGGGAGGGACgcagaattcaaattttatggGCCCCACCAAATTCCATAACCCTACCATAACAGTTTTGTTAGTTATCTCTCTATGTACTTAAGAATCTTCCTTCTTGTGTCATAATATCTTCTTGGAAGTGGTTCTTGTCAAATCAAACCCTTCTCTCCATCTAATCCCTTGATTTAAGGTAACCACTTTTCAGTTTTTGATTTCAAAAGTTAAAAGGGAAATCATTTTTTGGGCAATAACCGCCCATAATGGTCATTAACCGCCCACTAATGATCATTATTTCCATCATTCTCTCTCTCCAAGCCACATTTAATGCGTCACCCACCTTGCTTCTCTCCCACTCCACTCGGTTATCAACCACACCCTTTCATATTCTCATTTCTCCATAactatgaaaaagaaaactgcGCCAAGAAAGAGTGAGAGAATTCTTCTTTCTCGGAAACCATCAACACCTCAAACCCACACCCATATCCACATTCATTCAACCTCATCATCTTCTCCTTCACCACCATCCAaacaaacaaccaccatgagaAAGAAGGTGATTGCTCACAAGAGCTCAGGCCGAGGAAAGAACAAACAACCCgcagttgaagaagaagagcaagaaTCTCACACTTCTCCTACTCCTTCACCTCCTCCCTCATCACCAAAGAAGACAACACCCGGAAAAGACTCAAAAAAGGATCAAGGGTTTGCACTAAATGACACAACCGAACCTGCGAACTTGGAATCCATGGAATTCCGAGACAAGTTTCGCAAGTCTCACTCCCACTATGATCCAAGCAGGTTTAACTCTTGCACCTCATATGAGTTCCATAAAGAGGTTATGGAGAAACGCCATCTATGCACTACATATCTTGTCAGTCTCGACAATCTCAAGAACACCACCATTCCTTCTCTGTTTGAACTTCTCAAATGGAAACCTCTGCTCCTTATCAAAAAGCCAGTATACCCAGGTCTTGTTAGAGAATTTTATGCTAACATGCGGCTCATCGATGGCACCCTTCATTCCTATGTCAAGAGGGTTCAAATAGCCCTTGATGCTGAGACTATTGGAGCGGCCCTGGGCTTCAAGGATGAAGGTCCGAAAGCTTACATGGTGGAAAAATGGGACACACAAGTCGGCATTTCTCACAAAACTGTTCTTCAGCACATTTGCACAAACCTTTCCGGATTGCATGGAACCACTCCAACTCACAAAGCGCTTGGACCGGTCAATTCCTTGCTTCATCGCATCATCACTCATATTCTGACTCCCCAAAGCGGCTCACACAACCGAGTAACATTTTCTGACTGTCTCATTTTGTTTGCTTTGGTTACCTCTACCCCTATCTCTTTTGGTTATATTATGATTAGACACATGTGGGATTCTGTTAGAAGCACCAGAAAGGCTAATCTGCCTTATGGTATGTTCTTAACTGGAATTTTTGAGTACTTTAAAGTTGATTTGTTGAATGAGAAGGTAGAAAATGATGTGTCTATAATCCGTGGTGGAGGCGTGACTAAAGAAACCAAAGGGAGAAAATCGGACAGTGAGCATGAGGGAAAGCCAGAATCTTCCAAAACCATCAGGTCCTTTCAACAGATCTTGGGAGAATTCTCAAACATGGCTGACATGATGTTTCGGTCTCATAAAGAAGCCCGGAAGCAGGCTTATGAGAAtgagaaagcttggaaaaacTGCAAAGAAAGGGTCAACTTGATGCTGGAACATCTTCAAAAGGATTTGGGAGAAGAGAGTGAAGGAGGCGCTGAAGAAGAGGACATGCAATTCTCTGATAATTAGTGATTTTCTCTGATTGATATTGGCTCCATTAGGCTcaatctttttttgttttttgtataAGCATGACTTGATACTCACTGCTTTAGGATAATCCCTAGGATGCTTTGATACATTTCTGCTATTTTATCTGGAATATTTTGTTATGCTTATCACGGTTATGCAGGTGCccctttgatgacaaaagggggaggaaatttaggttccaaaattgaaattggaacGAAACAGGGGCTGAAAAACAGGGGTTGAAATTTTCAGTTTTGAAGATTCATGATTACCCTTGTTCAAAGAATGCATGTTGATTGTATTTGGTCATTGCTGTTTGAACTGCATGTTGTAGTTTATCATGATTAGTTTATTTGGCATTTGGTTTATAatgtttgatttattttgatgCCTGGCTGATTGATTCATCATTGATAAACTTGTtggtttaaaaatttatttttggcagttcctttaTTTGTGTAAAATATCAAAACTGCCTTGTTTTTGtattcaaatatctttcattgTGTTGTTTTGCTCTGATaggaaaatatttgaaaaatatttggatattttttttgaaaagtttgaGCAGTAAATCAGTTTATGATAtcaaatgagttttgattatcaattaaaactgctcataaatcaagcaatTTAGCATTATAAAATCtgctaaataacattgttacttgaagcttgattTAAATGTTACAGGTTTAtgcttcc is a window encoding:
- the LOC130944687 gene encoding rust resistance kinase Lr10-like isoform X1, which codes for MSSLLLVMLLLLCCVSMRTSDAENCSSIWCGKHNIKHPFRLQNSSVRCGDHRYTLSCEDHHQLFLYWKSAKFSVQSINYNNYTIRLVDANFALLHMHHHHHHHYYSNSSLLLNYSLASYNFSDSETEPYQYLLYKVNGDRLMVMKQMIYVRCINNTFYVNFDGKSLWELGLRDSCYVEWMYPTSWPHDDECKIKNISCRDNRNMLLYGFELCWAVSSCNRYFRDLVEIDDHNNVLCYPVFVPLFAGMLIGGIIAYVLGKFVLFGVPFIILLCIYKWRRRHLSVYSTIEDFLQSDNSIMPIRYSYKDIKNITGVFKTKLGNGGYGSVFQGKLRSGRLVAVKLLNNAKSNGQEFINEVATIGRIHHVNIVQLIGFCIERSKRALIYELMENGSLEKYIFFPKNDSLSCEKLYTISLGIARGIEYLHNGCDMKILHFDIKPHNILLDENFNPKVSDFGLARLSPTDKSIVSLTAARGTIGYMAPELFYRNVGAISYKADVYSFGMLLMEMASRRKNLNALTENSSQIYFPFWVYDELQDGREITIENDTDEEMKLAKRMMIVALWCIQTKPNDRPSMKRVVEMLEQDDDLEMPPKPYFYPLDAPTEENVEDTTTHNSSKLSSDDVCSVSDSKE
- the LOC130944687 gene encoding rust resistance kinase Lr10-like isoform X2, translating into MSSLLLVMLLLLCCVSMRTSDAENCSSIWCGKHNIKHPFRLQNSSVRCGDHSDSETEPYQYLLYKVNGDRLMVMKQMIYVRCINNTFYVNFDGKSLWELGLRDSCYVEWMYPTSWPHDDECKIKNISCRDNRNMLLYGFELCWAVSSCNRYFRDLVEIDDHNNVLCYPVFVPLFAGMLIGGIIAYVLGKFVLFGVPFIILLCIYKWRRRHLSVYSTIEDFLQSDNSIMPIRYSYKDIKNITGVFKTKLGNGGYGSVFQGKLRSGRLVAVKLLNNAKSNGQEFINEVATIGRIHHVNIVQLIGFCIERSKRALIYELMENGSLEKYIFFPKNDSLSCEKLYTISLGIARGIEYLHNGCDMKILHFDIKPHNILLDENFNPKVSDFGLARLSPTDKSIVSLTAARGTIGYMAPELFYRNVGAISYKADVYSFGMLLMEMASRRKNLNALTENSSQIYFPFWVYDELQDGREITIENDTDEEMKLAKRMMIVALWCIQTKPNDRPSMKRVVEMLEQDDDLEMPPKPYFYPLDAPTEENVEDTTTHNSSKLSSDDVCSVSDSKE